One part of the Thiothrix nivea DSM 5205 genome encodes these proteins:
- a CDS encoding virulence RhuM family protein: MDKEQADFIIYNTVDGKASVKLYAQDGMVWMNQNQLAELFATSKQNIGKHIANILKENELSEISVVKNYFTTAADGKQYDITYYSLEMILAIGFRVRSKRGTQFRIWANRHLKEYMIKGFVMDDERLKNPDGRPDYFDELLERIRDIRASEKRFYQKVRDLFALSSDYDPSDKQTQMFFAETQNKLLYAVTLKTAAEIIVARADASQPNMALTSWKGAVVRKQDIVIAKNYLTEDEIDTLNRLVVIFLETAELRAKNRNDLTMRFWQENVDKLLTFNDQPILTHKGKVSNEQMEKKVREIYQQFDQQRKAQAARQADADDLQELQQLEEQLKREH, from the coding sequence ATGGACAAGGAACAAGCAGACTTCATTATCTACAACACGGTTGATGGCAAGGCCAGCGTCAAGCTTTATGCGCAGGATGGCATGGTGTGGATGAACCAGAACCAGTTGGCGGAGCTTTTTGCCACCTCTAAGCAAAATATCGGCAAGCATATTGCTAACATATTGAAGGAAAATGAGTTATCTGAAATTTCAGTTGTAAAAAATTACTTTACAACTGCCGCCGATGGCAAACAATACGACATCACCTACTACTCGCTGGAAATGATACTGGCGATTGGTTTCCGGGTGCGCAGCAAACGCGGTACGCAGTTCCGTATCTGGGCAAACCGGCACCTGAAGGAGTACATGATCAAGGGCTTTGTCATGGATGACGAGCGCCTGAAGAACCCGGATGGCAGACCGGATTATTTTGATGAATTGCTGGAGCGCATCCGTGATATTCGCGCTTCAGAAAAGCGTTTTTACCAGAAAGTGCGTGACCTGTTTGCCTTGAGCAGCGACTACGACCCCTCAGACAAGCAAACACAGATGTTCTTTGCCGAGACGCAGAACAAATTGCTGTATGCCGTTACCCTGAAAACGGCAGCTGAGATTATTGTGGCGCGGGCGGATGCCAGCCAGCCCAATATGGCCTTGACCTCATGGAAAGGGGCGGTGGTGCGTAAGCAGGATATTGTTATCGCCAAAAACTACCTGACAGAGGATGAGATCGACACGCTAAATCGCCTTGTCGTGATCTTCCTGGAAACGGCAGAACTCCGCGCCAAAAACCGCAATGATTTGACCATGCGTTTCTGGCAGGAAAATGTCGACAAACTGTTAACCTTCAATGATCAACCCATCCTGACCCACAAGGGCAAGGTCAGCAACGAACAAATGGAAAAGAAAGTCCGCGAAATTTACCAGCAGTTCGACCAGCAGCGCAAAGCCCAAGCAGCCAGGCAAGCAGACGCCGATGATTTACAGGAACTCCAGCAACTGGAAGAACAACTCAAGCGGGAACACTGA
- a CDS encoding type I restriction-modification system subunit M, whose protein sequence is MTNFKDKANLIWEVADLLRGDYKQSDYGKVILPMTVLRRIDCVLAPSKQKVLDYLPKVAKLSDSAKDLTLNKIAGVNFHNRSQFDFARIIADPNHVAANLRNHINGYSASAREIIEYFNFDDQIERMDDPKADILFQVVKKFADINLADMDSMQMGYVFEDLIRRFAEQSNETAGEHFTPREVIKLMVNILFDADSESLTQPGIVKTLYDPACGTGGMLSIGEQHLKDFNSGAKLEVFGQEINPESYAICKSDMLIKGQNPTNIKFGNTFTVDGLRDEKFDYMLSNPPFGVDWKKAQKIITNEHTDQGYAGRFGAGLPRINDGSLLFLQHMIAKMKTPPRDPEQVGGSRIGIVFNGSPLFTGQAGSGESNIRQWIIENDWLEAIIALPDQLFYNTGISTYIWVLNNHKDPERKGLVQLINATGSKDEDLIKVGERDFNRFWEKMPRSLGNKRKQIPENGETKGIGFITKLYGDFTENEFVKILPNAFFGYWRVTVEQPQKDDDGNIVTGRDGSPKADTSLRDYENIPFLQKGKHNQLIPQTIEEYFGREVKPHLPDAWIDESKTKIGYEINFTKYFYEFKPLRSLAEIRAEILALEESSLELEKKVLE, encoded by the coding sequence ATGACGAATTTCAAAGACAAAGCCAATCTGATTTGGGAAGTGGCAGACCTGTTACGCGGCGACTATAAGCAGTCCGATTATGGCAAGGTGATTTTGCCCATGACCGTCTTGCGCCGCATTGATTGTGTGCTGGCTCCCAGCAAGCAAAAAGTACTCGACTACCTGCCGAAAGTAGCAAAGCTCTCGGATAGCGCCAAAGACCTGACCTTAAACAAAATTGCCGGGGTGAATTTCCACAACCGTAGCCAGTTTGATTTTGCCAGAATCATTGCCGACCCCAATCATGTGGCGGCTAACCTGCGTAACCACATCAATGGTTATTCCGCTTCAGCCAGGGAAATCATTGAGTATTTCAACTTCGATGACCAAATTGAACGTATGGATGACCCCAAGGCGGACATCCTGTTTCAGGTGGTCAAGAAATTTGCCGACATTAATCTGGCAGACATGGATTCCATGCAGATGGGCTACGTGTTTGAAGACCTGATCCGGCGGTTTGCAGAGCAGTCCAACGAGACTGCCGGGGAGCATTTTACCCCGCGTGAAGTCATTAAGTTGATGGTTAATATTCTGTTTGATGCTGATAGCGAGTCTCTGACCCAGCCCGGTATTGTCAAAACCCTCTACGACCCGGCTTGTGGGACAGGGGGGATGCTGTCGATTGGTGAGCAACATCTTAAGGATTTTAATTCTGGCGCCAAACTGGAGGTGTTCGGGCAGGAAATCAACCCGGAATCCTACGCCATCTGCAAATCCGATATGCTGATCAAAGGGCAAAACCCGACCAATATCAAATTCGGCAATACCTTTACGGTCGATGGTTTGCGGGATGAGAAATTTGATTACATGCTCTCCAATCCGCCGTTTGGGGTGGACTGGAAAAAAGCCCAAAAGATCATAACCAACGAACACACGGATCAAGGTTATGCCGGGCGTTTTGGCGCTGGTTTGCCGCGTATCAATGACGGTTCCTTGCTGTTCTTGCAACACATGATTGCCAAGATGAAAACGCCACCCAGAGACCCGGAACAGGTCGGTGGTAGCCGCATTGGTATTGTTTTTAATGGTTCCCCACTGTTTACCGGGCAGGCGGGAAGTGGTGAAAGCAATATCCGCCAGTGGATTATTGAAAATGATTGGTTGGAGGCGATTATCGCTTTGCCGGATCAGCTATTTTATAACACGGGTATTTCCACCTATATCTGGGTTCTGAACAATCATAAAGACCCTGAGCGCAAAGGTTTGGTGCAGCTCATCAATGCCACGGGCAGCAAGGATGAGGATTTGATCAAGGTCGGGGAACGGGATTTCAATCGTTTCTGGGAAAAGATGCCGCGCTCGTTGGGCAACAAGCGCAAGCAGATACCCGAAAACGGTGAGACCAAAGGTATCGGCTTTATCACCAAGCTGTACGGTGATTTCACCGAAAACGAATTTGTCAAAATCCTGCCCAATGCATTCTTTGGTTATTGGCGGGTAACAGTCGAACAGCCACAAAAAGATGATGACGGGAATATCGTTACTGGACGCGATGGTTCCCCCAAAGCCGACACCAGCTTGCGTGACTACGAGAACATTCCGTTTTTGCAGAAAGGCAAGCACAACCAGTTGATCCCGCAAACCATTGAGGAATATTTCGGGCGTGAAGTGAAACCTCACCTGCCCGATGCCTGGATTGACGAAAGCAAGACCAAAATCGGCTACGAGATCAATTTCACCAAATACTTCTACGAGTTCAAACCGCTGCGCTCACTGGCGGAGATCAGGGCTGAAATCCTGGCGCTGGAGGAAAGCAGCCTGGAACTGGAAAAGAAGGTGCTGGAATAA
- a CDS encoding restriction endonuclease subunit S: MERYEQYKDSGIEWIGEIPAEWGMASLKWKSTIFSGGTPDKNRPEYWYNGNIPWLNSGSVNQSIITEPSAFITEDGFKNSSAKWIEKNSVVMALAGQGKTKGMSALVTFRTTCNQSLSVIQPKPDINAKFLLYYLQSNYLHIRALAGEGKRDGLNLEMVGGISIPLLSEIEQTAIAEYLDIKTVEIDALISQKERLLELYEEEKAAIINHAVTRGIDPDVELVDSGVEWLGEIPKGWEVKKLKYTVLVNPVKDNIDKASSDEVVFLSMDKVSEDGRIDCSIKKPIVELFSGFTFFRKNDVIVAKITPCFENGKGALLDSLETDIGFGSTEFHVLRPSAVINGKFLYYITKSEVFMKVGEAFMTGAAGQKRVPTDFISDFPLVSLDLNEQIAIVKYIEAEVARLDRKISKTRRIIELQKEYRTALISEVVTGKVKVPDLESKEVAQ, encoded by the coding sequence ATGGAACGTTACGAACAATACAAAGACAGCGGCATTGAATGGATCGGCGAAATTCCTGCTGAATGGGGAATGGCTTCGTTAAAATGGAAATCAACAATTTTTTCTGGTGGAACCCCTGACAAGAATCGCCCGGAATACTGGTATAATGGAAACATACCTTGGTTAAACTCAGGCTCAGTTAATCAGTCTATTATCACAGAGCCTTCGGCATTTATTACGGAAGATGGATTTAAAAATTCTAGCGCGAAATGGATAGAAAAAAATAGTGTGGTAATGGCCTTAGCTGGGCAAGGCAAAACAAAAGGTATGTCGGCACTTGTCACCTTTAGGACAACTTGCAATCAATCTCTTTCTGTTATTCAGCCAAAGCCAGACATCAATGCTAAGTTTTTGCTTTATTATCTTCAAAGTAATTATCTGCATATCAGAGCACTGGCAGGAGAAGGAAAAAGAGATGGCCTGAATTTGGAAATGGTTGGTGGAATATCAATTCCTCTTCTTTCAGAAATCGAACAAACGGCCATCGCCGAATACCTCGACATTAAGACGGTAGAAATTGATGCACTAATCAGCCAAAAAGAGCGTTTACTTGAACTGTACGAAGAAGAAAAGGCTGCGATTATCAATCATGCTGTTACTAGAGGCATTGATCCTGATGTGGAACTTGTGGACAGTGGCGTTGAGTGGTTGGGTGAGATTCCGAAGGGGTGGGAAGTTAAAAAGCTGAAGTATACTGTTTTGGTTAACCCGGTTAAAGATAATATTGATAAAGCATCTAGTGATGAAGTTGTTTTTCTTTCGATGGATAAAGTTAGTGAAGATGGCAGAATTGATTGCAGCATTAAGAAACCAATAGTCGAGCTATTCAGTGGATTTACCTTTTTCCGAAAAAATGATGTGATAGTTGCAAAAATAACCCCATGTTTTGAAAATGGTAAAGGAGCACTATTAGATAGCTTGGAGACAGATATCGGTTTCGGCTCCACAGAGTTTCATGTGCTTCGCCCATCTGCCGTTATTAATGGAAAGTTTCTTTACTATATTACCAAGTCAGAAGTATTTATGAAGGTTGGAGAAGCCTTCATGACTGGAGCTGCTGGTCAAAAGCGCGTTCCAACAGATTTCATTTCTGACTTTCCATTAGTTTCACTCGATCTAAACGAACAAATAGCCATCGTCAAATACATCGAAGCCGAAGTTGCTCGCCTTGATAGAAAAATCAGTAAAACTAGACGCATCATTGAACTACAAAAAGAGTACCGGACTGCACTGATTTCTGAGGTGGTAACTGGTAAAGTGAAGGTTCCTGATCTGGAGAGCAAAGAGGTAGCTCAATGA